The Bacteroides acidifaciens genome includes a region encoding these proteins:
- a CDS encoding GDP-L-fucose synthase family protein has translation MEKNAKIYVAGHRGLVGSAIWKNLQDKGYTNLIGRSHKELDLLDGAAVRKFFDEEKPEYVFLAAAFVGGIMANSIYRADFIYKNLQIQQNVIGESFRHNVKKLLFLGSTCIYPRDAEQPMKEDVLLTSPLEYTNEPYAIAKIAGLKMCESFNLQYGTNYIAVMPTNLYGPNDNFDLERSHVLPAMIRKIHLAHCLKEGDWEAVRKDMNLRPVEGVNGDSSKEEILAILGKYGISDTEVTLWGTGTPLREFLWSEEMADASVFVMEHVDFKDTYKEGDKDIRNCHINIGTGKEITIRQLAESIVETVGYQGKLTFDSSKPDGTMRKLTDPSKLHALGWHHKIEIEEGVRKMYEWYLK, from the coding sequence ATGGAAAAGAATGCAAAGATATATGTAGCAGGACACCGCGGTCTTGTAGGCTCTGCTATCTGGAAAAATTTGCAAGATAAAGGATATACCAATCTGATAGGTCGTTCCCATAAGGAACTTGACCTACTGGACGGTGCAGCTGTCCGCAAGTTCTTTGATGAAGAAAAACCGGAGTATGTATTCCTTGCCGCTGCCTTTGTAGGCGGTATCATGGCAAACAGTATCTACCGTGCCGACTTTATTTACAAGAATTTGCAGATTCAGCAGAATGTGATTGGAGAAAGTTTCCGTCACAATGTAAAGAAGTTGCTCTTTCTGGGTAGTACGTGTATTTACCCGCGTGATGCAGAACAGCCCATGAAAGAAGATGTGCTACTCACTTCTCCGCTAGAATACACTAATGAGCCGTATGCCATTGCCAAAATTGCCGGATTAAAGATGTGCGAAAGTTTCAACCTGCAATATGGCACAAACTATATCGCTGTGATGCCGACCAATCTCTACGGTCCGAATGATAATTTCGATTTGGAACGCAGTCATGTATTGCCTGCCATGATTCGAAAAATCCATCTGGCTCACTGTTTGAAAGAAGGCGATTGGGAAGCTGTACGCAAGGATATGAACCTGCGTCCGGTAGAAGGTGTCAATGGTGACAGCTCCAAAGAAGAGATCCTCGCTATTCTAGGAAAATATGGTATCAGCGACACGGAAGTGACGCTTTGGGGCACAGGCACTCCGCTTCGTGAATTCCTTTGGAGTGAAGAAATGGCAGATGCCAGCGTATTCGTCATGGAACATGTGGACTTCAAGGATACCTATAAAGAAGGTGACAAGGATATTCGCAACTGCCACATCAACATCGGAACCGGTAAGGAAATCACAATCCGCCAACTTGCCGAAAGTATCGTAGAAACCGTAGGGTATCAAGGTAAACTGACCTTCGACAGCAGTAAACCGGACGGCACTATGCGGAAACTGACCGACCCTTCAAAACTGCATGCGCTCGGATGGCATCATAAAATCGAAATCGAGGAAGGCGTACGGAAAATGTACGAATGGTACTTGAAATAA